One stretch of Pradoshia sp. D12 DNA includes these proteins:
- a CDS encoding rod shape-determining protein: protein MFSRDIGIDLGTANVLIYVKGKGIVLNEPSVVALDKNTNRVLAVGEEARRMVGRTPGHIVAIRPLKDGVIADFDVTESMLKYFINKLDVKGFLSKPRILICCPTNITSVEQKAIREAAEKSGGKKIYLEEEPKVAAIGAGMDIFQPSGNMVIDIGGGTTDIAVLSMGDIVTSASIKMAGDKFDAEILNYIKRTYKLLIGERTAEDIKVKVATVFKGSRNETIDIRGRDMVTGLPKTITVGSEEIEEALRESIHVIVHAAKSVLEQTPPELSADIIDRGVILTGGGALLHGMDMLLAEELKVPVLIAENPMDCVAIGTGMMLDNIDRITRRKLV from the coding sequence ATGTTTTCGAGAGATATTGGAATCGATTTAGGTACTGCAAATGTACTCATTTATGTAAAGGGTAAAGGAATTGTGCTGAATGAGCCATCTGTCGTAGCCTTGGATAAGAATACTAATCGTGTATTAGCTGTTGGAGAAGAAGCACGCCGTATGGTTGGCCGTACTCCAGGACATATTGTTGCCATTCGACCGCTTAAAGATGGAGTGATTGCTGACTTTGATGTAACGGAATCCATGTTAAAATACTTCATTAACAAATTGGACGTAAAAGGATTCTTATCAAAACCACGTATCTTGATTTGCTGTCCAACTAATATTACAAGCGTTGAACAAAAAGCGATTCGTGAAGCAGCAGAGAAAAGTGGCGGCAAAAAGATTTACCTTGAGGAAGAGCCAAAGGTAGCGGCAATCGGCGCAGGTATGGACATCTTCCAACCAAGCGGTAACATGGTCATCGATATCGGCGGAGGCACAACTGACATTGCCGTATTATCAATGGGGGATATCGTTACATCAGCATCCATAAAAATGGCTGGTGACAAATTTGATGCCGAGATTCTAAATTACATCAAACGTACATACAAGCTTTTAATCGGAGAGCGTACAGCTGAAGATATAAAAGTGAAAGTTGCGACCGTTTTTAAAGGTTCCCGTAATGAAACTATTGATATTCGCGGACGTGATATGGTGACAGGGCTACCAAAAACCATCACAGTTGGTTCAGAAGAAATCGAAGAGGCATTACGTGAGTCCATTCATGTCATTGTTCATGCAGCAAAATCTGTGTTGGAGCAAACACCTCCAGAACTATCCGCTGATATTATTGATCGCGGAGTAATTCTAACAGGCGGCGGAGCTCTGCTTCACGGCATGGACATGTTATTGGCTGAAGAACTAAAGGTACCTGTATTAATCGCAGAAAATCCAATGGATTGCGTAGCAATAGGAACAGGTATGATGCTTGATAATATTGATCGAATCACTCGCCGTAAATTAGTATAA
- a CDS encoding M23 family metallopeptidase, with amino-acid sequence MMTEVMKMREEENKRSSQSKVKSIMKKRWFLPAVYIFSAAVLLTGILVYQASDNEFTQDPSENKQNITSENNEPSIEVNNSLETFTIPMSEAESAVIKKEFYDVDGDTKQQEASLVVYNNTYQPNTGIDYAMKDGKGFDVTASMSGKVKSVQEDALLGNLVVVEHDKGIETHYSSIKDIKVKEGDNLKQGETFAKGGTSAINEEAGTHVHFEVRKDNVAVNPLEYLDKPISSLKAEKKEADTKAKDSADQEKEETTENQDDAGNETSEDSNENQESNPNQEPGNE; translated from the coding sequence ATGATGACAGAGGTGATGAAAATGAGAGAGGAAGAAAATAAACGATCTTCTCAGTCAAAAGTAAAAAGTATAATGAAAAAGCGTTGGTTTTTGCCGGCAGTTTATATTTTTAGTGCAGCGGTCCTTTTGACAGGTATTTTAGTTTATCAAGCAAGCGATAATGAATTTACGCAAGATCCATCTGAGAACAAACAAAACATTACGTCTGAAAATAATGAGCCATCTATTGAAGTGAACAATTCGCTGGAAACCTTCACAATTCCAATGAGCGAGGCAGAGTCTGCTGTCATTAAAAAGGAATTTTATGATGTGGATGGAGATACAAAGCAACAGGAAGCATCCCTTGTTGTCTATAATAATACGTATCAGCCTAACACAGGAATCGACTATGCCATGAAGGATGGAAAAGGCTTTGATGTTACGGCTTCTATGAGCGGAAAAGTGAAAAGTGTGCAGGAAGATGCATTACTCGGTAACTTAGTTGTTGTTGAGCACGATAAAGGGATAGAAACTCATTATTCCTCCATTAAGGATATTAAAGTAAAAGAGGGAGACAACCTTAAACAAGGTGAAACCTTTGCCAAAGGCGGAACAAGTGCTATTAATGAAGAAGCTGGCACCCATGTCCATTTCGAAGTGAGAAAAGATAATGTTGCTGTCAACCCGTTAGAGTATCTTGATAAACCAATCAGTTCTTTGAAAGCTGAGAAAAAGGAAGCCGATACAAAGGCTAAAGATTCAGCTGATCAAGAAAAAGAAGAAACAACTGAAAATCAAGATGATGCAGGTAATGAAACATCTGAGGACTCAAATGAGAATCAAGAGTCCAATCCAAATCAAGAACCAGGTAACGAATAA
- the spoIIID gene encoding sporulation transcriptional regulator SpoIIID encodes MHDYIKERTIKIGKYIVETRKTVRVIAKEFGVSKSTVHKDLTERLPDINPELANEVKEILDYHKSIRHLRGGEATKQKYKKTEEEPVQ; translated from the coding sequence TTGCACGATTACATCAAAGAAAGAACTATCAAGATTGGAAAGTATATCGTGGAAACGAGAAAAACAGTTCGCGTAATCGCGAAGGAGTTTGGTGTATCCAAAAGTACTGTCCATAAAGATCTAACTGAACGACTGCCAGATATAAATCCGGAATTGGCTAATGAGGTTAAGGAAATACTTGATTATCATAAATCAATCAGGCATTTAAGAGGCGGAGAAGCAACCAAGCAGAAGTATAAAAAAACAGAGGAAGAGCCGGTTCAGTAA
- a CDS encoding flagellar hook-basal body protein, with the protein MFKGFYTAASGMLAQQRKTELLANNLANANTVGYKEDQASVRSFPEMLLSSYEKVNLPVEESVSINHSKYVGALNTGVYVQETIPSFSQGDVKTTDNTTDMAIVDQAMPIDPERNQPGTALFTVETPDGLRYTRNGNFTLDGSGYLTTANGYYVLDENRERILLNSENFAISSQGEISEGTLNRGRIGISFSATPTAQLIKEGDGLYRINEGELPSAYTLNNVQFAVQQGSIEQSNVDSSKTMTDMMAAYRTFEANQKIVQAYDQSMQKTVNEIGKL; encoded by the coding sequence ATGTTTAAAGGATTCTATACAGCGGCATCCGGTATGCTGGCTCAGCAACGCAAAACGGAGCTGCTTGCAAATAATTTAGCGAATGCCAATACGGTCGGATATAAAGAGGATCAAGCGAGTGTACGCTCATTTCCAGAAATGCTGCTTAGCAGTTATGAAAAAGTGAATCTTCCCGTTGAGGAATCAGTATCCATCAATCATTCAAAATATGTGGGTGCATTGAACACGGGTGTTTATGTACAAGAGACTATCCCGTCTTTTTCACAGGGTGATGTTAAAACAACCGACAATACTACGGACATGGCTATTGTAGATCAAGCTATGCCTATTGATCCTGAAAGGAATCAACCGGGTACGGCCCTGTTTACAGTTGAGACTCCTGATGGCTTGAGATATACACGAAACGGGAATTTTACATTAGATGGCTCAGGCTATTTAACAACTGCTAACGGTTATTATGTCCTAGATGAGAATAGGGAACGTATCCTTTTAAACTCCGAAAATTTTGCGATTAGTTCTCAGGGTGAGATATCTGAGGGAACATTGAATAGAGGACGAATTGGAATAAGCTTTAGCGCTACTCCAACGGCACAGCTCATCAAGGAAGGCGATGGATTATACCGGATCAATGAAGGAGAGCTGCCTTCTGCCTATACATTAAATAATGTTCAATTTGCTGTTCAACAAGGTTCAATTGAACAGTCCAATGTGGATTCATCCAAAACAATGACTGATATGATGGCTGCCTATCGTACATTTGAAGCCAATCAAAAGATTGTACAAGCCTATGATCAAAGCATGCAAAAAACCGTCAATGAAATAGGTAAGCTGTAA